agcATTAACGAACAACCGTACGCttcttaaaattttatattagtattcgttatttggatttcggaaacgagctcaaaaacaacatttaagagaaaagctaaaaaaataaagaagaaactgatcattaatatattattcgaagAATAGTGATTAttccaggaatagtaataatggttgacatattttaagaaattgtctatttcaaagtaatttttgcataatttttatatagtttttatgttatgtaacccatattcgggttagggctaagtgttatatctttatttaattttgtataatttaaacactaatttaatatatgtaccatccATGCATGTTTAATCTCAAGATGATGTTCAAAATATGTACCCCCCCAATTGGTActgccattaatatgaaaggggttacataacatatttataagttataatatatataattgagtgttaatatatatttaatatgattaaaataaaataactatattacatatattaattcatattataatatatcataattgcctatataaaagttaatattttgttatattgaattatgcatatcataatatgtttctttatttaatgaaaattttatttagtaaaacttattatttgtgacatatttattttgataaccgaacagtataataatattatatatcatagtataaattataattcaattcatttggaacaattgcctacattataatataccttcatattaatgattatatttttaatgttaattaaTCCCATTACTAAtgtataatagataatcataaaatatagattcataaatatcgatcgagaatcgacaatataacataatctataaattattgttatgcttctaacattttttgaagttgtaattgtagttattattatctttttgtattaatagaaattGATTTGCacgctttaatttatttatcataaggtataatagtagattaatcactattaatttttaatttttaaattttgaggtataaatatattatattttaaaatagttaaaaaataaaatataagtatattaataaagtttaatattatagatataatgcattattatatgcctatacatataatctagAAATTACCAatagttaatattaaaatactgttttattgtgaaatcttcatataattaaatattaatattatcgaaaagacataataatacattatatatttgttaattattCAATTTGGAAattgtagttttatattctaaaaatatggattaatGGAGAAAGGGTTAAAtacttaattaatattaaatatcattttattattcaatattattccatattatattatcataattttttgtagaattaataaaatatagcatttttaataaattatttgaatgtatatgcattgataactatacaataaaatgtataaaataaatgattatGTAGAAcatttaatgaatatttatctaattttatatattaaaatagcaatatatcttatctctctcctcttaaaggtaatataacaatctaattaaacatagttttctattatactttaaaatattattaatatatatttatatgttaatatttgctaagtattattttaaaaacaatttacatataaaaacttatttaagcttataaatacggatTCAGTGCAAATTGGTGTTTTAGAGAGTGGAAAATATGcgtataatatattataaaattacccaatagaaaatatttctaaattggaatatgtaggaataaaaataaagttatttaacgcattcaaattattttttaatttatctacattcattaaaaacaatataaatttatataattgcaTAGAAATGaaacaatgcaacttaatttgaaaatactataattttaataaaacatggtatatagtattagaaacaagtgtataattatttaatatgttttaagaaatgactatttatatattttaaggattatagtaataatataatttttaactttttagatttatacagcatttaaatttttgaaggacattcattaaaacataagatataaatatattccttttctatgttcaaacatactttaaattcattataaaattatattaatttttataataaagttataccatattttattaataatagtcttttttgtataaatccatcatatatttaatcaaaattttattaagaatccctctatttaaggtaatttagctaattatcataaacagaaataaaatgtttctttgcaataatattattatattattctatattaatttaattattgaaaaacttatagtatatttaactacagacagttatatatagggttaaagtatttgcgtcTCATATTTTATGtagtgtatataaaatagcatgattctactcaatttacaaatcaaaaataaaatcccaTTATAATGGATGCCGAAAtagtatatgcattttttaataataataatttcctttacattttttgatattgaccatatataaatatcattaaactttattttaataaaacttttaataattcgcgtatttattaattgtttttaactGCTTTCTTAGTGTAAAAGGTTACTTCCTTTAAAGAACTCGTTTTCTAATTTGGACAATGATGGAGGCtatcaatttataaataatgaagattTCCAAAATTACTGTACTAGTGAAAATTGTGATGATGATACCGATAAAGTTAATGCTagatgtttatatatttttgatgaATTTTTTAAGAATTCTGATAATTTTGAGTCTGTTGCAAAAAGTAATATCAATATTGTTgaatacattatgatatggttaagttatatgttaaaccgtATCAAAACTCAAGAAAAAAACAGTATAGAACTTTTTTATGATACATACATAAAGgataatgataaatatactgataatataaaatatattgttggTTATAAAGgttataaggatcttatagatagaaataaatattttttaagtatggATATGAgcattatatctaaattatatgatgcatttaataCATTATGTGACATATATATTGACCATGATGCAAACAAATCAAATTGCGTGAACTATTCGGAAAAAGCTAATCAATTTGttgaaacatataaaaaaattatcatagaTCATAACATTGGTGAAAATATCCGCTATTTTCATGTATtgattaatttattaactgattatgataatt
The Plasmodium yoelii strain 17X genome assembly, chromosome: 4 genome window above contains:
- a CDS encoding PIR protein; the encoded protein is MDAEICKRLLPLKNSFSNLDNDGGYQFINNEDFQNYCTSENCDDDTDKVNARCLYIFDEFFKNSDNFESVAKSNINIVEYIMIWLSYMLNRIKTQEKNSIELFYDTYIKDNDKYTDNIKYIVGYKGYKDLIDRNKYFLSMDMSIISKLYDAFNTLCDIYIDHDANKSNCVNYSEKANQFVETYKKIIIDHNIGENIRYFHVLINLLTDYDNLKKNCENIPSTPDITKIISEQHVCEVASSSSSIASKLIPILSILVAIPIFLGIAYKYSLFGFRKRSQKQHLRENLKK